CTGGAAGCCATCGACCGTGATGAGCGGGCGAATGTTTTCGGCGTTCGGTTCCACATTGTGGTCGAAGTAGACCGTACCGTAAGAAGCGGAGATGCCCAAGTGGAGCGGGTTCTTGGGGAACAGGTAGTAGTTCAAACCGACCTTGTAACCATAACCGCCATCGAGCTGAATTCCTTCGAAGTCGTTGTCGTTTCCCTTGGGGAGCAAACCGCCCGAACCATAGAGGGCGATACCCCAGCGGGTGATGTATTCGGCACCGATACCGAAGCCCATGCCCATACCGGTTTCACCCATGAACGGGTAGCGGGAACCCATACCAATCTGGAAAACCAGACGGTCCTTGAGCCAGTTACGACGGCGAAGCGAGTTCGCGTATTCGTCCAGGCGCTGTTCCTCTTCGAACTTCTTGCGGGCAGCCAGATCCTGCTTCTGGGAAGCGGTCAAGGACGACTCATCGGGGGCAGCACCCTCGTCGTCTTCATCGTCATCAGCATCATCCGCAGATGGAGCAGACTCAAAGCCACTCTCATCAAATTCATCTTCAACAGCAGCCTTGGGCTGAGGTTTGCTAGCAGTCTTAGCCTTGGGCTTGGCATAAACCACAAGACAAAGCACACAAAGCAACAAAATCACTTTTTTAAACATTAAAAGCCTCGG
Above is a window of Fibrobacter sp. DNA encoding:
- a CDS encoding autotransporter outer membrane beta-barrel domain-containing protein, with translation MLCLVVYAKPKAKTASKPQPKAAVEDEFDESGFESAPSADDADDDEDDEGAAPDESSLTASQKQDLAARKKFEEEQRLDEYANSLRRRNWLKDRLVFQIGMGSRYPFMGETGMGMGFGIGAEYITRWGIALYGSGGLLPKGNDNDFEGIQLDGGYGYKVGLNYYLFPKNPLHLGISASYGTVYFDHNVEPNAENIRPLITVDGFQFDVLITYLTNEWYYLQFSVGMYYAPKLAKDTPEENPSLRYQSTGSSKIISSVVNPDGMSKTGIVFGISIGYALPELFPDDTEKRRRQREKERERK